The following DNA comes from Lepidochelys kempii isolate rLepKem1 chromosome 9, rLepKem1.hap2, whole genome shotgun sequence.
tCTGATTCCAAATGTTCAATAAGCACAAAAAAGCTGAATAAGAAAAATCTTTGTCATATAAAGATGTAAAAactgcttaaaaaaaagaaagtcacATCAGAAAAGTTTAATTAGTTGAACAGGCAAGTTAAATGAGAGAAATTTAGGGCCAACATTGGGGGACCCACATGTTGGGGTTCTGAACTGGGAGTGGGGACTAAATCCATGTTTTCTTTTGGATACAATCTTTAAATAACTAGCTTTACTCCCTTTGCCAGCATGATTGTTTTTTCACAAATCTCATACCATAACTAATCATAGCTGGCCTCTTTCTAACTTTTGTTTGCATGTGACATGTTTGGGATGGACATATTTGAATCACAAGAATTAATTTGTAGTTGTACTGCTGATGATTAATCAAAATATTAGCAAAGATAAAATTAAAGTTAAACTTGAACTCAGTACTTGTGAAATACAACTGTAACACTATCTACCAAGTTAACCAGTATTTAACATCAATGGGGATTTAGAGAGACTATATGTAGAGTGCCTAGAAATAATCATAATGGGTGCATTATACTGCCCAAGAGAAATTTTAGTCATTAATCCCTTAAAGTGCCTTAAATCGTGTAGAAAAGTATTTCAGTGATTTGAAATAACCTGACTGTAATGAGGTGGGGGAGATGTTCAAAGGcataaatggctattagacaCCTacctcccatttgtgcctttgaacatCTCCCTCAAGGACTGGAAAGTGGAAACCAAGACCATTCCCTAGTTCCTACTAAGCTTGACAGATATgcacatttttataaaaaacagACTTTTTAATTTGTGAGTTTGATTCTTCATCTGAAACGTGCCAGTCAGATTGATTTTGCAAGTGTCTTTGGCCATAAATATGGCCCACACAAACCATGATTTTATTGTGATGTCACAGTGATTAGGTCTGCCTGTAAATGCAAGAATTAAGTTCCAGTGCTTGGTGCAGTGCTCCCTTCCCTAATCCCCAGTTCATCTTCATAGCTAGTCTCACATCTGGATAGTAACAGGAATGACTTTCTAACGTGGTTTAAGCCATTCCTGGTTCTCTTTCTGATGGAGCTGTGTTTTTTAAGGCAAAGAAGTTCTTGTGACAGGGAACTCTTTGGGACCTGTAGCCTTCGGAGGCTTAGCTTATGAAAATGTTTCCCTTCTCTGCAGATTAAGAACAACTTTCAGAGCAACTATAGTCTTGCTCTGAGGAACTACAATGCAACAATAGATCCCCACAGCGACGCGGTGGATACTATCCAGAGAACTGTGAGTGCTCATATTTGGTTCCTTCTAAAGAAACTGGTGGGGAAGCCTGTATTCTCCAGATGCATGGCCGAGGACTCCCCGATACTTGTGTTGTGCAGCAGCTGAGGCTGGGACTCCCATGCACGGGCAAAGTACAACGCAAGGAAGGCCCTCTTTTACCAGGAGGCATTAAACATTAGATGCCTTCTCTGCTACTGCCAGAGCTGTTCCTCAGAAGGAGAGTGTGCTGCAGCCTCCCCTTGCCTCATTCCCCATGCGATTGGCTCAGAATACTGGGGGAGCAGTATTGCCTTAATGTTCCCAGTTCTCAGGCATGTGAGGGACGGCCGTTATGATGGACAGCATAGAGGGCGGCTGTGTGCACGCAGGCGGCCTTACAGGGTATGTGCTATGCAGATCTTATCTGAGTGCGTAGAGTGTGCTTGTCCCTGTACAGACACTGTCCTTGTCCTGCATATATCTGTATCCCTGAGACTGTCTGAAAGCATTTGCATTTGAAGAAAAATAGCTGCTATGCGCTGTTCAGAGGAGGTGAGAGGTaaagggcaggaggtgggggaaggtgtCTACACAGGGCTGTTGGGTTGCAGTGAGGAGGGACATAGGGGGAGGCCAAGGGGGGAAAATTTGGGGAGCTTGCAGTGATTGGTGTAGCCTTGGAGATGTGGTACTTTGGGGTTCATGCACTACTCCTTACTGTTCTAAAACTTGATTTCCCCAGTTACACTGCTGTGGAGTCCAGAACTATTTTGACTGGGTGAACACTACCTACTTTGCACAGAAGGGAATCCCTCTGAGCTGCTGCAAGTTCCAAAACTGCACAGAAAGTGATCTGAAGGAGCTGGATAAAGCCAAGGCTATGGTGTATGGCAATGTAAGTGAATCTCAGAGACTATCCCTCGATGTGTCCTGGAAGCAGgcgtggggaggggagagctgggATACTTGGATCTTCTTTCTCTGGTAGAGAGTCAAGTCCTGTAGGTGAGAAGGAACTTAGCTCCAGAAAGAGGGTTATTGAGCCACAGGAAACTTGTATGCAGTAATGGGGGTGAAGGCCGTGTTGCTGCTGATAGGGGAAAGATGTGTAGAGAAACTGTCTCCAGTGTTTTTTCTCAAGTTCTCTGGAAGTCTCAGCTATTCCCTATTGGTGGGAAAGGATCTGTGTCTGCATCTTGCCTGCAGTGTATCACTTGCCCTGTGTGTGAGATACTGTTGTACAATGCTTTATGTTCCTGTAACACTTAATCCTCACAGCTCCCTTGTGAAGAAAGTATACAGGGGAATGAATAGAAATGTAGAGGCAGATAGTGTTACCTAGTGGCTAAGCCGGGACTAGGAAGTCTGAGTTCCGCTCCTGGCTCGGACACTGTCGTGCTTGTGACCTTTAGTGAATCATGCTGCCTTTCTGTACCTATACATCCCCATTCATAAAACAAGGCTAATGCTCACCTTGGCAAAGTGCCCAGGATGAAAGGTGCAAAGTACAAAGCTTTAAATGACTCGCCCAAGATCAAACAGCAAGTCAAATGGCTGAATTCAGCACACAGCCCAGGACGTTTTGACTCCCAGGCCTTTACTTGGATTCCTTCCTGAGCTTGTTCACCCCTCTAGCTGCCTGTGTGGTGTCTGTGGGTTGGAAGGATGTACACTTGGTGTCTGGTGGCCAGGAATTGTCCATGCTCTACTCTCatgctaattatttttttctgtaggGTTGTTTCAGTCTGGTAACAACAGTTATGGAGTCCAAAATGGGCATTGTGGCTGGTATCTCCTTTGGCATCGCTTGCTTCCAGGTAAACTCTCCCTTGCTGTTCTTCTATGGTCCTTGAGGAGCTCTGAGTTTAGTTTTTGTGTTCGTAATTGTATTTAATGTCTTTTAATGTTTTCTTACATATGTAAAGGCACAGCATATTTCAGAGAGGAGGAAATGGTCGACCGTTCTGCAGATTCCCCTGCCATTTTGCTTAAGTGCCACCCAGTCACCCATCTCCAAAACTGGGGATGAAAATGCCAGCTTCCTCCCAGCAAGCCTGCGtatggcttgagaacagctcacTCTGGAAAGAGCCAACTTCTAAGAGATGCCAGTACAACCAAACCTCTCCTGTTCTGATGCAGTGTTAGCTGTCTGAATTACTTCTTCCAGCGCACAAACTGTCACCCTTGCTTCAGCTGCCCTTTCAGGATGATAGTTTAACTAACTTAAAGTGCTTGTAGGTGACCTAAAACATCCTGAAATGCCTCTCTCAAATTCAGACCCAGTTAACACAATGACACCATCTTCTGTTAGCCACACTGCAGAACAGCGTGCATAATATTACAGactccctcttctccccttgcTATTTCTTCCTCTCCCTCTGATTCTTCAACCTGAGGTTTTATCCTGGTGGTGAAGAAGCATCATGTCTCAAGCAGTGACAGAACTAGTGTCTCCTAATCTGACCAACCTTGTCTCAGTAGGAAGCAAGAGGCCTCTGGCCTGAGCTCCTTGTGTGCATGGGGAACATTTTGAAGTGGGCTTTCAGAAGAGCTCCCTACGTTGGGTGCATGTTGAGTGCTGAGCAGTTGTGAAAATGTGATCATAAGTGTCCCAGTGGGAGTTGCTTGGTGCTGAGAACTCTTGCATATCTGGCCTGTATTTAGTTGAGCTGCTTGGAAAATTTGACCTCAATTCTGGTTCCTGAGCACTTGAAAGCCTGCCTAGTGGGCTAAGGTTAGCAGGTTTTGCCTTCATATAGGGTCTCTCTGGCTGATGGAGCTTCCTGACACGTTTGGTCTCAGTCTCTGTCATCTGAGAAGGTGATCAAAATGGTGTCCCTTAGCATGTGTTTCTTTCATGGCTTTATCACATAGGCATGTGCTCTCACCATCTCTGTAGGGTCATCGTTCATTCTTGTGTGTGTCAGAGTATTATGTCTTAGGGAGAATTTAAAAGATAGCTGGTGCAGATCTTCCTTATCCACAGGCTCTCCCAGAATGCTGATATTGCGACAGCACATCAGTGTGTATTGGTATGTAACAGGCATATATCTGAACAAGTTTCTGTGTTGCATAGTATGTCAAGTAAGATCATCTGCTGTACTACCTAGGTCTTGCTGAGTGCCTCAGTTGTGGTCTGAGCCCTTAGTCTTTCTGCTGCAGCTGCTAGGTTTGCTGAAATCGCCTGTGTTCTGTGTTGTTTGGCTGTGATAGTTTCTAGGAATTCGAACACCTTGCAGTCGGCAAGGAAGGTGGCAACAGAGACAAAGACACAGATGAACTACGCCTCATTACTTGACTTGACTCTTGTTTCGGGGCGATTTCCATTCTTTCTGAAATTCTCGAACACAGAGTCACAGATCTCTGTATCAATTCCAAATGGCAGAACTCCTTATTTTCTTCAAAGCATGTTTGCTTTTGAGTAAAGAGTATGAAGAAACAGCAGCTTGAGATTGAGGCAAAGGAGTACACAGACCCAAAACCAGAGAAGAGACTGGCAGAGTGAGATTGTGTATTGATTGCTTGATTTATTTTAGCTTTAATTTACTCTTCATTGAAGGAAATTGCCTGAAAGCAGTCTGTGAGGTATACAGGCACATCTTTTCTGAGTCAAGGTTTAACATGTAATAGCACAAGCACAGAGAGAAGAATCTCGGCCAGCCTGTTTTATTCTGATATTCGTTTGTCACTGTGCTGTTCCCTGTAACAGACAGACACAGCAAGGACTGGGAGAGGTTGGAGCACAGACCTTTATCTTGCAGCTGGTACATTTGCAAACTGTCTTCATTGCATTTTGTTGTCAGTTTCCTAGGGCTGGAGCCAGTTGGTCTCTTTCAGCTGCTATCcatttcctccctccttcctgggATGTACATATCACACTCTACTTATTACAGCTTCCACATCTATATTCCAAACAGGACATCTGGAATTTGATGAATAAGTGGGTGGGCCCATGTGCCTTCGTCAGCTCTAGGCAGGTAACCGCATTGTAGCGATTGCAGTTATTGAGGAACGTGTCATTGTTTGGGGCTTAGAATCCTATAAACATTTCATGATTTATTCTCAGGTGAACTTTGTTGTGTCACGCAAGTgaaaggcccaattctgcaacttTGCCTCCTGTGAGTACAGTTACATGCATGAGTGTTtttaggatcaggtcctaaatgccTTTGGTACAGAAAACAGCTGCCTGGAGCCCCATAACAGTCATAACTGATGTGTGTCCTTCAGTGTTTTCACATCAGAAACACACCAACCTTGATTCCATCATTGTCCTTGCAGTGGGAAGAGGCAGTTGATATTTTCTACTGGTTGTGTAATGGGCTGTGATGCTCCTGAGAGCCATATAATCTCTGTGAAATTACCATAAAACAGTAGATGGTTCATAAAGCAAATTCTAACAAGAAGCAACGTTCTCTTTCTCTCACAGGGAGAGCCTTCTCACTGATGGCTGCCAGGATCCTCTGACTCTCAGCTTTATCCACGCTAAAGCAAAGGAGCCCAGATTTTGCTTTTACAAAACCAAAACAGTCTCCAGTGCTTCAGATCTCGGTTGCATTGTATCCAAATCATTGCAGTTTggatgtccagttttgggtgacCTATACTTAGTTTATTTTTTCACATTTCAGTTGGTTGGGATCTTTCTCGCCTGCTGCCTTTCCCGGTACATCACAAACAATCAGTACGAGATGGTGTAACAAGCCAGCCTTTGACCAAGGTATGTCTGTCCTGCAGTgccggggagtgtgtgtgtgtattcatatACCTGTGCACTGAATGGTGTGCCTGTCTGCAGATCTAGGGATGAGGGAGATCTTTTGTAGGCTTGCGCTTTCATAAGGCTGTGTGCGTATGTGCACAGGAAGGTCTGAGCAGAGAAACATGCGCACCCATGTGCAGGTCCACCCACTCAGGGATGTGCGAGGGTCTGCTCAAATCTGTGTTTCTTCTATAAGCATCTAGCAGAGAGAAGAACCCACATTTTGTAGTAAGCAGTTCTTTGACatttaaagtgaaataaaatCTTTATGGATCTACCTGTGTGCAAGAACAGAGCAGACAGGTGCTGTTGAATCTCCTACACGTGTGTGTTCATGCACCTTGGTTAGTTACCTAGACCTCCTTCCCATCACCCTAGACCACCTTTCCCATCACTCCCTCTATGGTACTAGTTCTGCTTCTTCCCAGCTCTTTTAGTGCACTACAGTTCTAGCTTGCAGTGCCCCCTGCTATTCTAGTACGGCCTCTCCTCCTCTTGTTCACCACACTGCTCTGCTTCTGCACCTCAATCTAACCCGCAGCCCCTCCGCTAATCCCATATTGGGCCTTTCAGAGCAGGGGTGAATATGTTGAATGCTGGTGCATTTCGCAGTGAGGACCAGTATCTGCTGTGGAGTAGCATGTGACCCACAAACTTGCTTCCACTGTGTGACTTCAGCTCTGTGGGAATCCTGATCTCTAGAGCTGGGAAACATGTTCATTAACCCTTTGCTTTCTGAATTTTAGGAAATTTCCTCTGATCTCCCTCCTCTGGAGAGCACTTCATGACTTCCAGTTTTCACCTGGTCCCAGCCTGCTGAAATCATGTTTGAACTGACTGATCCTCTTCAGAATCAGCGCACGGAATAGAGTGTACCAGCTGTTCTGTCGCAGTCAGGGAATTGTCAAAACACTACTCTTTTGTAACACTGAATGGGGTAATTAGTGTACCCAAGGTAGTTATAATAACTACATTCCTCCAGGCCCCCACCTCCTCAGTTTGATTGCACAATGAAGTAGCATGATATGACAGTACTCTTATGTCATTCTTATACTTTCTGCTAGTTATTTAACTGGAATGCACCATTAACTTTGGAGGTGTATAGTATGCATTACGAACGAAGCACTCATTGCTTTCTCTTCTGCCTTTGGCCATTTAAATTATATTATTCACTTCACACTCTGTCAGTGATCCATTGAAACACCTACTGTTGCAACTGGCTGGTCCTATCATGTTATGCAGACACATTGCCATGTCTATCTGAGGCTCTGTGTTCAATAGCATCTGTTTCCACGCTCTCTTCCCAATCAAGGGTTTTATATCACTTTTTTTataattgtattttttaaagggCCTCGTTCCTCTCTCCTGATCAGGTTGTAGTGATTTTCATAAGTTGTAGCATGAGGTTCGGTGGTGTAGCTGTCTGTGTCGATAGCTTTGTAGGTATGCCTCCACCAAGTTGGGCATGATTTCATCATCAGTATTATGTTCTGCTTTAACTTGTTTTTTTGTATTAAATAGAAATCCTCTTGTCTTGAAAcacaataaatattaaatattttactcTAAAATATCAGCGCGGTTGGGTTTTGTCTCCAGGAAATTCCACCTTGATTTCAGTGCAGGAATCTACCGGAGGCATAGATTTGTTTGCCACTCATGTCCCCATTCTGGCCTGGCCCATAACCCTTGTAGCATAGCAGCACATATGCTCTCTAATCCATCAGTGTGTTGGCTCAATTTCAATTAGAGAAGTTTATTTGTATTCTCTTTCTAAAAATTGTCATGCAACATTGTTGATGGAGAACCCTCAACTGCTGGCATGGAATGCTGCAGGTGAAGTTCTGCTGAGTGAACCTTAGGCAGGACAGAGGTCATTCCTCCTGTAAGTTCATTCCTCCTCTGCTATCTTTGTTGCTGAATTTGGCCCGTtctgctttgggatccttcagagGAAAAGGTACTCTGTCACTGTAGGAAGGGGGATTTG
Coding sequences within:
- the TSPAN6 gene encoding tetraspanin-6 translates to MAPPSRRLQTKPVITCLKSVLLTYSFVFWISGIILLAVGIWGKVGLEVYFSLLNEKATNVPYVLIGTGTVVILLGTFGCFATCRGSTWMLKLYAMFLSLIFLIVLVAAVVGFVFRHEIKNNFQSNYSLALRNYNATIDPHSDAVDTIQRTLHCCGVQNYFDWVNTTYFAQKGIPLSCCKFQNCTESDLKELDKAKAMVYGNGCFSLVTTVMESKMGIVAGISFGIACFQLVGIFLACCLSRYITNNQYEMV